In the genome of Oligoflexus sp., the window GCCCACCACAGAACTGATTTTCGTAGCACAAAGACCTCCCTCGCGTTCCGTCCCGGCATTCTAATGCATAGGGCGCGGGACGCAAAGGGCTCATTGTCAGGGTTTTAGCCGGCAATCTGGCTAAGTTGACCGCCTTGCACGGCGAGAAGGCGCCGCATGGCGTGCAGGATCTTGGGGTCCAGGAAGTTGAGCAGGTGGTCCTCGATGAACTGGATGGCTTCAGCCGGGGTCCGGGCTTTTTGATAGCAGCGCGGGACCGTCAAGGCTGTATAGACATCGGCGAAACTCACGATCCTGAGTTCCATGGACAGCATCGAGCCGCGCAGGCGCCTGGGATAGCCCCCGCCGTCCAGCCTTTCATGGTGATAGAAAATAATATCCCGCACCGTCCGGGTCAGGGGAATTTCTTCCAGGAGTTTGAGTCCTTCTTCAGGATGCTGGCGAATCTGATTCCATTCCGCATCATTCAAAGACCCGGCGTGATTCAGGATATCCTTGGAAACTGACAAATTCCCAATATCGTGAAGGAAGGATCCCATCGCCATATCCCAGAGCCGCGCTTCGTCAGGACCGCGCAGAGCGAGGCCCAGGGCCACGGAATAACCGGCGACCCGGGCACTGTGATAGAATGTGTAAGGATCATGCTGCACAAGTCGCAATAAAAGATCACTCAGCTGGGGATAGGCCTGTAGGAATTTATCCAAGGCCACGGTCAGTCCCTTCACAAGGCTGTAGTGCTCTTCTGGAAAACGCACGGCATACAGCGTTTTTAGAAATTCAGATATTCCATCGGCCAGCTGATGGCTGGCATCGCTTGCGGGCACGCAGGGAGCACCATCGCGATTGGCAAGATAGCTGCGCACGCGATCCGCGTCGGCTCTGTTATAGAGAAGCACGAACTGTCCGCTTTGCAGAAGCTGCTCGGTTTCATCCGCGGACCAGCGGTGCGGGCCGTTCGCATAGGGAACGATCTCGCCGCCGAGATCCAGATAGAGGTCAAATTCGGTCATGCTGTCTCGAATCTCTGAAAGCTTCAGAGCCTGCAAACTTGCTCGATCAATGGTCATGCGTCGATCCATGATTCTTACCCGTCTAAAGAATTGGGGGCTCTGGTGCCGTCGCGTCCTGCAGCTTCCACCAGGAACTGATCGGTTGTTACGTGTCATCATTTTAGCAGTTTTTCCGGCTGTATTTGGATCTTTTCCTGTGCAGGCTGAACAAATTTTCAGTCTGGCCCTGGGGGCCGTCGAGGAGGGCGATGAACGCTATCGTCCGGAATGGATTGCCCGTTCTCTGATCAACCGGACGCTTTACACCGAGCTGCACTACTACGGCCGCATCCAGGGCCGCATACGG includes:
- a CDS encoding HD-GYP domain-containing protein yields the protein MTIDRASLQALKLSEIRDSMTEFDLYLDLGGEIVPYANGPHRWSADETEQLLQSGQFVLLYNRADADRVRSYLANRDGAPCVPASDASHQLADGISEFLKTLYAVRFPEEHYSLVKGLTVALDKFLQAYPQLSDLLLRLVQHDPYTFYHSARVAGYSVALGLALRGPDEARLWDMAMGSFLHDIGNLSVSKDILNHAGSLNDAEWNQIRQHPEEGLKLLEEIPLTRTVRDIIFYHHERLDGGGYPRRLRGSMLSMELRIVSFADVYTALTVPRCYQKARTPAEAIQFIEDHLLNFLDPKILHAMRRLLAVQGGQLSQIAG